From the genome of Niabella agricola, one region includes:
- a CDS encoding CusA/CzcA family heavy metal efflux RND transporter, with the protein MLTKIITFSVRNKLIIALLILALIGVGAYQVTQLPVDAVPDITNNQVQVITVAPSFGATDIERLVTFPIEQANSNISGLKEIRSFSRFGLSLVTIVFDDDIDVYWARQQVAERLQQVQQEIPQGIGSPRLGPISTGLGEIYQYVVRPKKGYEQKYSVTELRTIQDWIVRRQLLSVKGVAEVSSFGGKLKQYEIAVHPDRMNAYGITINDVFNALSDNNQNTGGAYIEKGPTVLYIRSEGLVGSTADIEQISITGKQNEVPLFIRDVAEVKAGYATRYGAMTYNDNGEVSGAVVMMLKGANSSQVIKDVKARVAEIQKTLPEGVLIEPFLDRTKMVNHAISTVETNLMEGALIVVFILVLFLGNIRAGLLVASVIPLAMLFAICMMNLFGVSGNLMSLGALDFGLIIDGAVIIVESVLHQLMLHPKLKHLLKVPAGEMDEVVEVSAGRMMNSAVFGQVIILVVYLPILTLQGIEGKMFKPMAETVAFALLGAFLLSLTYIPMMSAVLLRKRNPKPSFSDRMMKKTEALYLKSLFRVLRMPKAIFTLVLALFILAIFILSRLGGEFIPSLEEGDFAVDTRVLPGSNLNTTIESTQKAAHILKTRFPEVEKVVTKIGSGEVPTDPMPMDASDMMVILKDKKKWTSAKTFPELADKMTRALDDVPGITVGFQYPVQMRFNELMTGARQDVVLKIFGDNLDSLVQSAQKIGRIIETVKGTQHLYIEPVSGLPQVVIKYNRPVIAQYRLSIADVNRIINAAFAGQSAGLVFEGERRFDMVVRLDARDRKNINDIRNLLVPTPSGNQIPLSQLASVHIEQGPNQVQRENAQRRIVVGFNIKDRDVQSIVEELQAKVEKSIKLPAGYSIKYGGSFENLNNARRRLMIAVPIALALIFILLFLAFKSVKESLLIYTAIPLSIIGGVFLLALRGMPFSISAGVGFIALFGVAVLNGIVLISEFNRLHKSGIRNIVRIVADGGESRLRPVLMTASVASLGFIPMALSNGAGAEVQRPLATVVIGGLMIATLLTLFVLPLLYITIEKGFKMKKVKYKNGLPILILCTLFLGGTVNAQVAVTLDEAIQLALRQNRELKQEQLRSDYAKALIKTSSADIPHAGITMDYGQLNSAYNDTRVGIAQSIAFPAVYKRQKNLYTEEWKKSELNVSLRAFELKKAVSLTYYNLLYWKAKEQLLEEALQLYSDFQDKAALRLKAGESNLLEKTTADNQKAAISIQLQQVRQEIQTLRLQFRWLLNTETDYLPADDRKAVVVMTETDMHPLLKLLEQQRVVAEQQTALERSRLLPGLELGYNLNSFKGIGPDEKLYNATPRFHSVQAGISVPLFSRGQKARVETSKMAVQIEAHHFENAQAALKKQYEQLLQAYKSNEEIVRQYETSELKNAQVIAETAKKQFLNGAINYLEFVVLQNQVVLLRSNYAEALWKLNENAIALQYITVNE; encoded by the coding sequence ATGCTTACTAAAATTATAACCTTTTCCGTAAGAAATAAACTCATTATTGCATTACTGATCCTGGCACTGATAGGCGTTGGTGCTTACCAGGTAACCCAACTGCCGGTGGATGCGGTTCCGGATATTACCAATAACCAGGTACAGGTCATTACAGTGGCGCCGTCATTCGGTGCTACCGATATCGAACGCCTGGTTACATTTCCGATTGAGCAGGCTAACAGCAATATCTCGGGGTTAAAGGAGATCCGGAGCTTCTCCCGGTTCGGACTTTCATTGGTTACGATTGTGTTTGATGATGACATAGATGTCTACTGGGCACGCCAGCAGGTTGCGGAACGGCTGCAACAGGTGCAGCAGGAGATTCCGCAAGGGATCGGAAGTCCTCGCCTGGGGCCCATTTCCACAGGCCTTGGAGAAATCTATCAGTATGTAGTGCGTCCCAAAAAAGGATACGAACAGAAATATTCTGTTACCGAACTGCGCACCATCCAGGACTGGATCGTGCGAAGGCAGCTGCTGAGTGTTAAAGGTGTAGCGGAAGTCAGCAGCTTTGGTGGAAAATTAAAGCAGTACGAAATAGCGGTGCATCCCGACAGGATGAATGCTTACGGCATTACCATTAATGATGTTTTTAATGCATTAAGCGACAATAATCAGAATACCGGCGGCGCTTATATTGAAAAAGGTCCCACGGTACTTTATATCCGCAGCGAGGGCCTGGTAGGAAGTACCGCAGATATCGAGCAAATCTCTATTACCGGCAAACAAAACGAAGTACCGCTTTTTATCAGGGATGTAGCGGAGGTCAAAGCCGGTTATGCCACGCGTTATGGAGCCATGACGTATAACGACAATGGGGAAGTATCCGGAGCCGTGGTCATGATGCTCAAGGGCGCTAATAGCAGCCAGGTGATCAAAGATGTAAAAGCCCGGGTTGCCGAAATACAAAAAACACTTCCGGAAGGGGTACTGATCGAACCCTTTCTTGATCGCACCAAGATGGTGAATCATGCCATCAGTACCGTTGAAACCAATCTCATGGAAGGTGCCCTGATCGTGGTTTTTATCCTCGTGCTGTTTTTAGGAAACATCCGTGCAGGCCTTCTTGTGGCATCCGTGATTCCCCTGGCGATGCTTTTTGCCATTTGCATGATGAATCTTTTTGGTGTTAGTGGAAACCTCATGAGTTTGGGTGCACTGGATTTCGGGCTGATCATCGACGGAGCTGTCATCATCGTGGAATCGGTATTGCACCAGCTGATGCTGCATCCAAAATTGAAACATCTTTTAAAGGTTCCGGCCGGGGAAATGGATGAGGTCGTAGAAGTGTCGGCGGGCCGGATGATGAATAGTGCTGTTTTCGGGCAGGTGATCATCCTGGTGGTATATCTCCCGATCCTTACCCTTCAGGGCATTGAAGGAAAAATGTTCAAGCCCATGGCGGAAACCGTTGCTTTTGCGCTGCTGGGTGCATTCCTGCTATCCCTTACCTATATTCCCATGATGAGCGCGGTTCTTCTAAGGAAACGGAACCCAAAGCCTTCGTTTTCGGATCGCATGATGAAGAAAACAGAAGCACTTTATCTAAAATCATTGTTCAGGGTGCTGCGAATGCCCAAGGCCATCTTTACGCTGGTACTGGCATTGTTTATACTGGCCATTTTTATCCTTAGCAGGTTGGGGGGGGAATTTATTCCTTCGCTGGAAGAGGGCGATTTTGCCGTTGATACCCGGGTATTGCCGGGTAGCAACCTGAATACCACGATTGAAAGCACCCAGAAGGCGGCCCATATCCTGAAAACCCGGTTCCCCGAAGTGGAGAAGGTGGTTACGAAAATCGGAAGCGGGGAAGTTCCAACGGATCCAATGCCTATGGATGCATCGGATATGATGGTGATCCTGAAAGACAAGAAAAAATGGACCTCCGCCAAAACCTTTCCTGAACTGGCCGATAAGATGACCCGGGCGCTAGATGATGTGCCGGGCATTACCGTTGGATTTCAGTACCCGGTACAGATGCGGTTCAATGAACTGATGACGGGTGCCCGGCAGGATGTTGTATTAAAAATTTTTGGAGACAACCTGGATTCCCTGGTTCAGAGCGCGCAGAAAATAGGCCGGATCATTGAAACGGTTAAGGGAACACAGCATCTGTATATTGAGCCCGTATCGGGGCTCCCGCAGGTGGTCATAAAATACAACCGGCCTGTAATTGCGCAATACCGTCTTTCAATAGCCGATGTAAACCGGATCATCAATGCTGCATTTGCGGGGCAAAGTGCAGGTCTTGTTTTTGAGGGGGAGCGGCGCTTTGACATGGTCGTACGTCTTGACGCCCGTGACCGGAAAAATATCAATGATATCCGGAACCTGCTGGTTCCGACACCTTCCGGCAACCAGATCCCGTTATCGCAACTGGCCAGTGTGCATATTGAGCAGGGGCCGAACCAGGTTCAGCGCGAAAATGCGCAGCGCCGGATCGTGGTTGGCTTCAATATCAAGGACCGGGATGTACAAAGCATCGTGGAAGAACTACAGGCAAAAGTTGAGAAATCCATAAAGCTTCCCGCAGGATATTCGATTAAATACGGAGGCTCATTCGAAAACCTCAATAATGCCAGACGGCGCCTGATGATCGCGGTGCCGATCGCATTGGCCCTCATCTTTATACTGCTGTTCCTGGCATTTAAATCTGTGAAGGAAAGTTTACTGATCTATACCGCCATTCCGCTTTCCATTATCGGCGGCGTCTTTCTGCTCGCACTTAGGGGTATGCCTTTTAGCATTAGTGCCGGGGTTGGATTTATTGCATTGTTTGGTGTAGCGGTGCTGAACGGGATTGTGCTTATTTCCGAGTTTAACCGCCTGCATAAAAGCGGTATCCGCAATATTGTGAGAATCGTAGCAGATGGAGGTGAAAGCCGGCTAAGACCGGTGCTGATGACAGCGTCGGTGGCTTCACTGGGTTTTATACCGATGGCGCTTAGTAACGGAGCGGGAGCCGAAGTGCAGCGGCCTTTGGCAACCGTAGTGATCGGAGGGCTGATGATTGCTACATTGCTTACACTGTTTGTGTTGCCGCTGCTGTATATCACTATAGAAAAAGGATTTAAAATGAAAAAAGTAAAATACAAAAATGGTCTGCCCATATTGATTTTGTGCACCTTGTTCCTGGGAGGGACTGTAAATGCGCAGGTGGCCGTTACATTGGATGAAGCCATTCAACTGGCCCTGCGGCAGAACCGGGAGCTCAAACAGGAGCAGCTCCGCTCCGATTACGCCAAAGCATTAATAAAAACATCTTCTGCCGATATTCCGCATGCCGGCATCACGATGGATTACGGGCAGCTGAACAGTGCTTATAACGATACACGGGTGGGCATTGCGCAAAGTATTGCATTTCCGGCTGTTTATAAACGGCAGAAAAACCTGTATACCGAAGAATGGAAAAAAAGCGAACTCAACGTTTCCCTGCGGGCGTTTGAGCTAAAAAAAGCTGTTAGTCTTACCTATTATAACCTGTTGTACTGGAAGGCAAAGGAGCAACTGCTGGAGGAGGCGCTTCAGCTCTATTCCGATTTCCAGGATAAGGCAGCGCTGCGCCTGAAAGCGGGAGAAAGCAACCTCCTGGAAAAAACCACGGCCGATAACCAGAAGGCGGCCATCAGCATCCAGTTGCAGCAGGTGCGGCAGGAAATACAAACCCTTCGTCTGCAGTTCCGGTGGTTATTAAATACGGAAACAGATTATCTCCCAGCCGATGACCGCAAAGCAGTAGTTGTAATGACTGAAACAGATATGCATCCCCTGCTGAAGCTGCTGGAACAACAGCGGGTGGTAGCGGAACAGCAAACCGCACTGGAAAGATCCAGGCTGCTTCCGGGCCTGGAGCTGGGTTATAACCTGAATAGTTTCAAAGGGATCGGCCCGGATGAAAAACTGTATAATGCAACGCCGCGTTTTCATTCGGTTCAGGCAGGTATATCGGTTCCGTTGTTTTCCCGCGGACAGAAGGCAAGAGTGGAGACCTCAAAAATGGCGGTACAAATAGAAGCTCATCATTTTGAGAATGCACAGGCCGCTTTAAAAAAACAATATGAGCAGCTTTTGCAGGCCTATAAAAGCAACGAGGAAATCGTCCGTCAGTATGAAACATCGGAGCTGAAAAATGCACAGGTCATTGCTGAAACTGCAAAAAAACAGTTTTTAAACGGAGCCATCAATTACCTCGAATTTGTGGTGCTGCAGAACCAGGTCGTTTTGCTAAGGAGCAACTATGCAGAAGCCCTTTGGAAACTGAATGAAAATGCTATTGCGCTTCAATATATCACTGTAAACGAATAG
- a CDS encoding efflux RND transporter periplasmic adaptor subunit translates to MKTKILIYISLALVCSGMLTACGRKEETTQPAMVPKDEYRVTLTDAQLRNAPVETRQLAAQPVAAVLKLNGKIDVPPQNIISVSTPLGGYLKSTRLLPGMKVTKGAVIAIVENPQFVQLQQAYLEAKSKLHFASLDYDRQKLLNQSQASSDKIMQQAQSEMNSQQILMNAVAQQLQLVNISPASVTPDNIRRSIPVYSSINGYVSKVNVNIGKYVNPSDILFELVNPDDIHLNLKVYEKDLEFLRPGLRLVAYTNTNPDKKYEGVVHLISRNVDAGGLAEVHCHFEKYDRDLIPGIYMNAEVQTETTLTHVLPEESVVEFEGKTYVFIEEKTKTYRLTPVTVGTMEKGFIQVLNDQDFSGKNIVTKNAYTLLMKLKNTEETTE, encoded by the coding sequence ATGAAAACAAAAATATTGATCTATATATCCCTTGCCCTGGTATGTTCAGGAATGCTGACCGCCTGTGGCAGGAAAGAAGAAACAACGCAACCAGCAATGGTTCCCAAAGATGAATACAGGGTTACACTGACGGACGCCCAATTGCGGAATGCGCCGGTTGAAACCAGACAGCTTGCTGCACAGCCGGTTGCTGCAGTGCTGAAGCTGAACGGAAAAATTGATGTTCCGCCGCAGAATATCATTTCCGTGAGCACGCCATTGGGTGGGTACCTGAAAAGTACCCGGTTGCTGCCTGGTATGAAGGTCACAAAAGGCGCAGTGATCGCAATCGTAGAAAATCCGCAGTTTGTACAATTGCAACAGGCTTATTTGGAGGCGAAATCAAAGTTGCATTTTGCCTCCCTGGACTACGATCGTCAGAAATTACTGAATCAAAGCCAGGCCAGCAGCGATAAAATAATGCAGCAGGCGCAATCTGAAATGAACAGCCAGCAGATCCTGATGAATGCCGTTGCCCAGCAATTACAACTGGTTAATATAAGTCCTGCAAGCGTTACCCCCGACAATATCCGCAGAAGCATCCCGGTTTACAGCAGCATCAATGGCTATGTTAGTAAAGTAAATGTCAATATCGGAAAGTATGTAAATCCTTCAGACATTCTTTTTGAATTAGTGAACCCGGATGATATCCACCTGAATCTGAAAGTTTACGAGAAAGATCTTGAATTCCTCAGGCCCGGGCTGCGACTGGTGGCCTACACCAATACCAATCCCGACAAAAAGTACGAGGGGGTGGTACATCTGATAAGCAGGAATGTAGATGCCGGCGGGCTGGCGGAAGTGCATTGCCATTTTGAAAAGTATGATCGCGATCTGATCCCCGGCATCTATATGAATGCCGAAGTTCAGACCGAAACAACCCTTACGCACGTACTACCAGAAGAAAGTGTAGTGGAGTTTGAGGGTAAAACCTACGTTTTTATTGAGGAAAAGACTAAAACATACCGGTTAACGCCGGTTACGGTCGGTACTATGGAAAAAGGATTTATACAGGTGCTGAATGATCAGGATTTTTCGGGGAAAAATATCGTAACAAAAAATGCCTATACGTTGCTGATGAAGCTAAAGAATACCGAAGAAACAACCGAATAA
- a CDS encoding heme-binding domain-containing protein has product MKKKPVLKKIIIALLVLLGVIQFFGAEKNRTAVVSENALEKHYAVPAHIQTLLRTGCYDCHSNNTEYPWYSKIQPVGWWLANHISSGKRHLNFDEFNTYPAKKKLRKLDEVTETVNKGEMPLTSYVLIHRKAKLSDVDRKEIEAWVKEVKKQIQ; this is encoded by the coding sequence ATGAAAAAGAAACCTGTTTTAAAAAAAATCATCATCGCCTTACTGGTATTGCTCGGGGTAATACAGTTTTTTGGTGCGGAGAAGAATCGTACGGCCGTGGTTTCAGAAAATGCCCTTGAGAAGCATTATGCAGTACCCGCACATATACAAACATTGCTGAGGACCGGTTGTTACGACTGTCATTCCAATAATACCGAATATCCCTGGTATAGTAAGATACAGCCGGTGGGGTGGTGGCTTGCCAATCATATCAGCTCCGGAAAAAGGCATTTGAATTTTGACGAATTTAATACCTATCCGGCTAAGAAAAAATTACGTAAACTGGACGAGGTGACGGAAACGGTCAATAAAGGCGAAATGCCCCTGACTTCCTATGTGCTGATTCATCGCAAGGCTAAGCTGTCGGATGTGGATCGGAAGGAAATTGAAGCATGGGTAAAAGAAGTTAAAAAGCAAATTCAGTGA